One genomic region from Mastacembelus armatus chromosome 21, fMasArm1.2, whole genome shotgun sequence encodes:
- the LOC113123221 gene encoding olfactory receptor 10J5-like — translation MKSNNSLTPSYFQFTVFADYGPLRYLFFSLCLLIYMIIISANVVIILTVCLENSLHQPMYIFICCLSLNSLYGSAGFFPRFLMDLLSDTHFISRPFCFIQMCIIQLYLGHELTLLTVMAYDRLVAICQPLHYHSKMTFRTMLLLLMFVVFYPVCILIYFFYLASSLPLCGNKLHRIFCTCWTVIELSCVDTTVIRIASQFCIVISIFVPLSFVLYTYLRILLVCRRSSSDFRGKALQTCLPHIVTFGNFCISLCCEFSMSQYDADEVNSSAIITLSLEFLIIPPIINPLVYGLNLPQIRKVIFRFLRINQT, via the coding sequence ATGAAGAGCAACAACAGCCTGACTCCCTCCTATTTTCAGTTCACTGTGTTTGCAGACTATGGGCCCCTCAGATATCTGTTCTTCAGCCTGTGTCTGTTGATCTATATGATTATAATCTCTGCTAATGTTGTCATTATTCTGACAGTCTGCCTGGAGAACTCTCTGCATCAGCCCATGTATattttcatctgctgtctgtctttaaaCTCTCTGTACGGCTCGGCCGGCTTCTTCCCCAGGTTCCTGATGGACCTTCTGTCCGACACTCATTTCATCTCACGTCCGTTCTGTTTCATTCAGATGTGTATTATTCAACTCTACCTAGGACATGAGTTAACTCTTCTCACAGTCATGGCCTATGACAGATTAGTTGCTATTTGCCAGCCTTTACACTATCacagtaaaatgacatttaggacgatgctgctgcttctgatgtttgttgtattttatcctgtgtgtattttaatttattttttctatctGGCCAGCAGTTTGCCTTTGTGTGGAAATAAATTGCACAGGATTTTCTGTACTTGCTGGACTGTAATTGAGCTCTCCTGTGTGGACACGACAGTGATCAGAATAGCAAGTCAGTTTTGCATTGTGATATCGATCTTTGTCCCCCTGTCCTTTGTCCTGTACACCTACCTGCGCATTCTGCTTGTTTGCAGGAGAAGTTCGTCTGACTTCAGAGGAAAGGCTTTACAAACCTGCCTGCCCCACATAGTCACATTTGGGAACTTTTGCATCTCTCTGTGCTGTGAGTTTTCAATGAGTCAGTATGATGCTGATGAGGTTAATTCATCTGCCATTATTACTTTAtctctggagtttctgatcatTCCTCCCATCATTAATCCTCTGGTTTATGGCCTGAATCTGCCTCAGATCAGAAAagtgatttttagatttttaaggATTAACCAAACGTAA